The following proteins come from a genomic window of Pseudomonadota bacterium:
- a CDS encoding HU family DNA-binding protein yields MADNNVKLKAISESQTKAQVITTIAEETGMSRTDVKTVLTALANCARRHLMKRGSGQFVVPELAVKIRRVEKPAQKPRKGRNPATGEEITIKAKPARKALRAVLLKGLKDVLA; encoded by the coding sequence ATGGCGGATAACAACGTTAAGCTGAAGGCGATCTCCGAGAGTCAGACCAAGGCTCAGGTCATCACGACGATCGCCGAAGAGACCGGCATGAGCCGGACAGATGTCAAGACGGTACTGACGGCGCTTGCCAACTGTGCCCGGCGGCACTTGATGAAGCGCGGCTCGGGTCAGTTCGTGGTGCCGGAGCTCGCGGTCAAGATCCGGCGCGTGGAGAAGCCGGCGCAGAAGCCACGCAAGGGCCGCAATCCGGCGACCGGAGAGGAAATTACCATCAAGGCCAAGCCGGCGCGCAAGGCCCTTCGGGCGGTGCTGCTCAAGGGCTTGAAGGACGTGCTGGCCTGA